A region from the Drosophila bipectinata strain 14024-0381.07 chromosome 3R, DbipHiC1v2, whole genome shotgun sequence genome encodes:
- the msps gene encoding protein mini spindles isoform X3 produces the protein MTEDTEYKKLPVEERCVHKLWKARVDGYEEAAKIFRELDDEKSPEWSKFAGLIKKMVVDSNAMAQEKGLEAALIFVENSGLAGRTVGDVMTGIVQKCIAAPKTKTKELSVQVTLMYVEIEKQDAVVEELVKGMEAKNPKIVSACVAATTQALRDFGNKVISVKPLIKKLAPLMSDRDKAVRDEGKQLAVEIYRWIGAAMKQQISTLPQVTLKELEDEFDKLKGERAEPSRYLKSQQEKQAKLAEVAAENEEAYNEEDGDAGVEEVDPMDLMDPVDILSKLPKDFYDKLEEKKWTLRKESLEVLEKLLTDHPKLENGEYGALVSALKKVITKDSNVVLVAMAGKCLALLAKGLAKRFSTYASACVPSLLEKFKEKKPNVVTALREAIDAIYPSTSLEAQQESIVESLANKNPSVKSETALFLARALTRTQPTALNKKLLKLLTTTLVKTLNEPDPTVRDSSAEALGTLMKLMGEKAVAPLLTDIDALKMGKIKECHDKAEIKIKVAGLKKEARPASAPPAKAAAPARAAAGSVEPKPVTRPATTGARKVLKKPAGPSGGSASSSGTVAASKGSGKALATERELAPEEVQAKAEEILPADILSGLVDSNWKNRLASVEQLLGDITSYDAKQAGISQVLIRTISGRKPGLKEMNFQVLKFKLDVIRSVAESYPLTTTTVDQVINEITEKLADAKNGTAAADVLTAFAEATKLEYVVGKVLTFAFEQKSPKVQSEAFNWVNKSITEFGFQLQPKTLIEDVRKGVQSTNPTVRGAAIQLVGTMAMYMGNALMMFFDSEKPALKSQIQVEFDKNVGEKPPKPVRGVQKTSGGGASNSAENEEEEGGAAEEETINITDLLPRVDIAPQITESLLKEMSDKDWKTRNEGLTKLQAIISEARLIKPSIGDLAPALAHRLVDSNAKIAQTALSICEQLATAMGAGCRSYVRTLFPGFLHALGDNKSFVRAAALNCINCFGEKGGYKEFFEAEMIADALKGGSPALKSELYAWLADKLPGLPPKSVSKEDLHAIVPHLYAHICDRNADVRKNANEAVLGIMIHLGYEALVRALDKQKPASKKDISAALDKARPNLPVKPLPKGKQQAPIAEEPKAKTVRGGGGSAGSGAAGGIPKSSSARSAGGQDKQPAPTRKKDEDIDTSPLLAINNAKNQRLLDEQKMKVIKWNFTSPRDELYDILREQMTVANVNKALLANMFHDDFRYHLKVIEQLSEDLAENSKGLICNLDLILKWLTLRFYDTNPSVLIKGLDYLDQVFQMLIDIEYILAENEGSSFVPHLLMKIGDPKDAVRNGVRRVLRQVILVFPFAKVFGYVMEGLKSKNARQRTECLDELTFLIESYGMNICPPAAVREIARQISDRDNSVRSAALNCVVQIFFIAGEKTYKMIGQLNEKDLSMLDERIKRTKKTKKPDPPAAEVQRPSTTRSAAVPQQDSIEIEDAVVGNGCDELPLDEEGSQRALNARGQSNLAERSATNVVNYLNSLTRQATFDQAPSSQLLLLQQQLAQLQQQAQLQKPSGPFGLDSQVISEIEKDWVRVDHMELKTVTNVDISPLDEPIKIKPVAGGVQYPQDKFDRLISCQHYLQQTMTTSPSSAGGVASGISPYRSPLRLQLHQPPQQVDNNIPNLADVLPKHDPQLIKVIKSVSSTDTLKARAAINELAAIIESPEKQAVLRDYEEIFIQNVLAQLKNLSQMPSAQSVVVYQPLLSILYTFFHANILGKTLSVACIKNLMSSLLNLMADPKLAVGDDSQYNKVINGICLKVLDKVDFTNLNCALIRLLRETCPEAKLPKFTDLLMKCIWRNVKMLPERSNELNYDAVILEVHEFMLALPSTWWQNRPSDTPMRTIKTILHNMAKVKGNAILQHLNQIPTHSELHTYLIRILKNFQKEGSIPASGAPSPQRAKEIASKRISHQAHDTVSQIFKLIADKDTKQQGLQKLYDFKKQNPEVDLSHFLQGSSAHFRKYIEEGLAEIERSHQGDTATKGPDNRTDATNHDADFWMDRLQYHLNGGYGVGKYSSDRSADDGSHMLDNKVADENLCLNSMNSQKGASLMRDKRDMSPNRLQHLQAKLAQIKKENHV, from the exons ATGACCGAGGATACGGAGTACAAGAAGTTGCCGGTGGAGGAACGATGTGTGCACAAGCTGTGGAAGGCGCGAGTCGACGGCTACGAGGAGGCTGCCAAGATCTTTCGCGAACTAGACGATGAGAAGTCGCCAGAATGGTCCAAGTTCGCCGGACTCATCAAAAAGATGGTTGTCGACTCGAACGCCATGGCCCAGGAGAAGGGACTGGAAGCTGCGCTGATATTCGTTGAGAACAGCGGACTGGCCGGCCGGACTGTGGGCGATGTCATGACGGGCATTGTCCAGAAGTGCATTGCAGCTCCCAAGACTAAAACCAAGGAGCTCTCTGTCCAGGTGACTCTCATGTATGTGGAGATCGAAAAGCAGGATGCCGTGGTCGAGGAGCTGGTCAAGGGCATGGAGGCCAAGAACCCCAAAATCGTGTCTGCCTGCGTAGCGGCCACCACCCAGGCTCTGCGCGACTTTGGAAACAAGGTAATCAGTGTCAAGCCCCTCATCAAAAAGCTGGCCCCCCTGATGTCCGACCGCGACAAGGCGGTGCGAGATGAAGGAAAGCAGCTGGCTGTGGAAATCTACCGCTGGATCGGTGCAGCTATGAAACAACAGATCAGTACCCTGCCCCAGGTGACGCTCAAAGAGCTGGAGGACGAGTTCGACAAGCTCAAGGGCGAGAGGGCGGAGCCCTCGAG ATATCTAAAGTCGCAGCAGGAGAAGCAGGCAAAGTTGGCCGAAGTTGCAGCCGAAAACGAGGAGGCATACAACG AAGAAGATGGCGATGCCGGCGTCGAGGAAGTCGATCCCATGGATCTTATGGATCCCGTCGATATACTTTCCAAATTACCGAAGGACTTTTACGACAAACTGGAGGAGAAGAAGTGGACACTGCGTAAGGAGTCCCTCGAAGTTTTGGAGAAGCTTCTCACCGATCACCCCAAACTGGAGAACGGCGAGTACGGGGCCTTGGTCAGCGCCCTGAAAAAAGTCATCACCAAGGACTCGAACGTCGTGCTAGTCGCGATGGCGGGAAAGTGCCTCGCTCTGTTGGCCAAAGGTCTCGCCAAGCGATTCTCCACCTATGCATCG GCTTGCGTGCCATCTCTCCTAGAAAAGTTCAAGGAGAAGAAACCAAATGTGGTTACTGCACTGCGCGAGGCTATCGATGCCATTTACCCATCCACGTCGTTGGAAGCTCAACAAGAATCCATTGTAGAGTCGCTTGCCAATAAAAATCCCAGTGTTAAGTCCGAGACAGCCCTCTTCCTGGCTAGAGCACTCACGCGCACGCAGCCAACGGCACTAAACAAGAAGCTCCTTAAGCTGCTGACCACCACTCTGGTGAAGACGCTAAACGAGCCCGATCCCACGGTCCGCGACAGCAGTGCCGAAGCTCTTGGCACCTTAATGAAGCTGATGGGCGAAAAGGCAGTGGCTCCGTTGCTGACAGACATAGATGCCCTCAAAATGGGAAAGATCAAAGAATGTCACGACAAGGCGGAGATCAAGATAAAGGTTGCTGGCTTAAAAAAGGAGGCTCGGCCTGCATCAGCGCCCCCGGCAAAGGCTGCTGCTCCAGCAAGGGCTGCAGCCGGCAGTGTGGAGCCGAAGCCTGTAACTCGACCCGCCACCACAGGGGCACGCAAAGTGCTAAAGAAACCCGCGGGCCCATCTGGCGGTAGTGCGTCCTCCTCTGGAACAGTCGCAGCTTCCAAAGGATCAGGCAAAGCGCTGGCCACTGAGAGGGAACTGGCACCCGAAGAGGTCCAGGCCAAGGCTGAAGAAATTCTGCCAGCCGACATTCTCAGTGGTCTCGTGGACTCTAACTGGAAGAATCGTCTTGCGTCTGTGGAGCAACTATTGGGTGATATCACCAGTTACGATGCCAAGCAGGCGGGGATATCACAAGTATTGATTCGTACCATCAGCGGTCGCAAACCTGGACTCAAGGAGATGAACTTTCAG gTACTCAAGTTTAAATTGGACGTTATTCGCAGTGTGGCTGAAAGCTATCCACTGACCACAACAACTGTGGACCAGGTGATTAACGAAATAACCGAGAAACTAGCCGACGCCAAAAATGGCACCGCAGCAGCCGATGTCCTCACCGCTTTTGCCGAAGCCACCAAACTGGAGTACGTGGTGGGCAAAGTGCTAACCTTCGCCTTTGAACAAAAGTCCCCCAAAGTCCAGTCAGAGGCGTTCAATTGGGTCAACAAGTCCATCACTGAGTTCGGCTTCCAGCTGCAACCCAAAACTCTGATAGAGGATGTACGGAAGGGTGTTCAGAGCACAAATCCTACGGTACGTGGCGCTGCCATCCAACTGGTGGGCACTATGGCCATGTACATGGGCAATGCTCTGATGATGTTCTTCGACAGCGAGAAGCCAGCTCTGAAGTCTCAGATTCAGGTCGAGTTCGACAAGAATGTGGGCGAGAAACCGCCAAAGCCTGTGCGTGGCGTTCAGAAAACTAGTGGAGGCGGTGCCAGCAACTCCGCGGAGAATGAAGAGGAGGAAGGCGGTGCCGCCGAGGAGGAGACCATCAACATAACGGATCTTTTGCCGCGCGTGGATATTGCTCCACAAATCACGGAGAGCCTGCTTAAGGAAATGTCGGACAAGGACTGGAAGACTCGCAATGAAGGGCTTACGAAGCTGCAGGCGATCATCTCCGAGGCGCGCTTGATCAAACCTAGCATTGGTGACTTGGCCCCAGCATTGGCGCATCGCCTAGTGGACTCCAATGCGAAGATTGCGCAAACGGCGCTCTCCATTTGCGAGCAGCTGGCCACAGCTATGGGAGCTGGCTGCCGGAGCTATGTGCGCACTCTCTTCCCGGGATTCCTGCACGCTTTGGGAGACAACAAGAGCTTCGTGCGGGCCGCCGCCCTGAACTGCATCAACTGCTTCGGGGAGAAGGGCGGCTACAAGGAATTCTTCGAAGCGGAGATGATTGCCGATGCCCTCAAGGGGGGTTCGCCAGCTCTGAAGAGTGAGCTGTATGCCTGGCTGGCGGATAAGCTGCCTGGGCTGCCACCAAAGTCAGTGTCCAAGGAGGACCTGCATGCAATAGTGCCGCATCTGTATGCGCATATCTGCGATCGCAACGCGGACGTGCGCAAGAACGCAAACGAGGCTGTTCTGGGCATCATGATCCACCTGGGCTACGAAGCCCTGGTGCGAGCTCTGGATAAACAAAAGCCCGCATCGAAGAAAGACATTTCGGCTGCCCTGGATAAGGCGCGGCCTAATCTTCCAGTCAAGCCCCTACCCAAGGGCAAGCAGCAGGCTCCGATTGCCGAGGAGCCCAAGGCTAAGACAGTCCGCGGCGGAGGTGGCAGCGCCGGCAGTGGGGCAGCTGGAGGCATACCAAAGAGTTCTTCAGCGCGATCGGCCGGTGGTCAGGACAAACAGCCGGCACCGACGCGCAAGAAGGACGAGGACATCGACACATCCCCGCTACTGGCGATAAATAATGCAAAGAACCAGCGTCTGCTGGATGAGCAGAAAATGAAGGTGATCAAGTGGAACTTTACGTCACCGCGCGATGAGTTATACGATATACTGCGGGAGCAAATGACGGTCGCGAATGTCAACAAGGCTCTGTTGGCCAACATGTTCCACGACGATTTTCG CTATCACTTAAAGGTCATTGAGCAGTTGAGCGAGGATCTGGCTGAGAACAGCAAGGGCTTGATTTGCAATCTGGACCTGATACTGAAATGGCTGACTCTGCGTTTCTACGATACGAACCCTTCTGTGCTGATTAAGGGTCTCGACTATCTGGATCAGGTCTTCCAGATGCTCATCGACATTGAGTACATCCTGGCCGAAAACGAAGGCAGCTCCTTTGTGCCCCATCTGCTGATGAAG ATTGGAGACCCCAAAGATGCCGTTAGGAATGGGGTGCGGCGGGTGTTGCGTCAAGTTATCCTGGTCTTCCCCTTCGCAAAGGTCTTTGGCTATGTGATGGAAGGCCTCAAGTCAAAGAACGCTCGCCAACGAACCGAGTGCCTGGACGAGCTGACCTTCCTGATCGAATCGTATGGCATGAACATATGCCCTCCGGCAGCGGTGCGAGAGATTGCTCGCCAGATCTCCGATCGAGACAACTCTGTGCGCAGCGCCGCCCTTAACTGCGTCGTGCAAATATTCTTCATTGCCGGCGAAAAGACCTACAAGATGATCGGCCAGCTGAACGAAAAAGATCTGTCCATGCTGGACGAACGCATCAAGCGGACTAAAAAGACGAAGAAacccgatcctcctgccgccGAGGTCCAGCGGCCCAGCACGACTAGATCAGCGGCCGTTCCACAGCAGGACAGCATTGAGATCGAGGATGCAGTGGTGGGCAATGGGTGTGATGAGCTACCGCTGGACGAAGAGGG TTCCCAGCGGGCGTTGAATGCGCGTGGGCAGAGCAACCTGGCGGAGCGGAGTGCCACGAACGTGGTAAACTACTTGAACTCCCTGACTCGGCAGGC GACTTTCGATCAGGCGCCATCGTCGCAACTGCTCCTTTTACAACAGCAACTGGCTCAACTACAGCAGCAGGCCCAGCTGCAGAAGCCCAGCGGTCCTTTCGGGCTGGACTCGCAGGTGATTAGTGAGATTGAAAAGGATTGGGTCCGTGTGGATCACATGGAACTGAAAACGGTGACGAATGTGGACATCTCACCGTTGGACGAGCCTATTAAAATTAAGCCCGTTGCCGGCGGAGTGCAGTATCCTCAGGATAAGTTCGATCGACTCATTTCGTGTCAGCATTACCTACAGCAGACCATGACCACATCACCCTCCTCCGCTGGAGGTGTAGCTAGTGGTATCTCGCCCTACCGCAGTCCCTTGCGCCTGCAGCTTCACCAACCGCCTCAGCAAGTGGATAACAATATACCGAA CCTGGCCGATGTCCTGCCCAAGCATGATCCGCAACTGATCAAGGTCATCAAGTCGGTCAGCAGCACGGACACCTTGAAGGCACGTGCGGCCATAAATGAACTGGCCGCCATCATTGAATCTCCTGAAAAGCAAGCCGTGCTTCGGGACTACGAAGAAATATTCATACAGAATGTGCTGGCACAGTTAAAG AATCTCTCTCAGATGCCTTCGGCCCAGTCTGTGGTTGTTTACCAGCCGCTGTTGTCCATTTTATACACCTTTTTCCATGCCAACATTCTGGGCAAAACGTTGAGCGTTGCCTGCATTAAAAATCTCATGTCATCTCTGCTGAATCTAATGGCTGATCCCAAGTTGGCCGTGGGCGATGACAGTCAATACAACAAGGTTATTAATGGTATTTGCCTTAAAGTTCTGGACAAAGTGGACTTTacgaatttaaactg TGCTCTTATTCGATTGCTGCGCGAGACTTGCCCAGAAGCGAAGCTTCCAAAGTTCACAGATCTTCTAATGAAATGCATCTGGCGGAATGTTAAAATGCTGCCGGAGCGCAGCAATGAGCTGAACTACGATGCTGTCATATTGGAAGTCCACGAGTTCATGCTGGCCCTACCTAGCACCTGGTGGCAGAACCGTCCCTCTGATACCCCTATGCGCACCATCAAGACTATTCTGCACAACATGGCTAAGGTGAAGGGAAATGCCATCCTCCAGCATCTCAACCAGATACCCACACATTCGGAGCTTCACACGTATCTGATACGCATCCTTAAG AATTTCCAAAAGGAGGGATCTATACCGGCCTCCGGAGCACCATCACCACAAAGAGCCAAGGAGATTGCCTCTAAGCGTATTTCGCACCAGGCTCACGACACAGTATCCCAGATCTTCAAGCTAATCGCTGACAAAGACACAAAGCAGCAGGGTCTCCAAAAGCTCTACGACTTCAAG AAGCAAAACCCTGAAGTTGACCTGAGCCACTTCCTGCAAGGTTCCAGTGCCCATTTCCGCAAGTACATCGAGGAGGGGCTGGCCGAAATTGAACGTAGTCACCAAGGCGATACAGCCACAAAGGGGCCCGATAATCGTACAG ATGCCACCAACCACGATGCCGACTTCTGGATGGACCGTCTGCAGTACCATCTGAATGGGGGCTACGGGGTTGGCAAGTATTCCTCCGACCGTTCTGCAGATGATGGCTCCCACATGCTGGACAACAAGGTGGCTGACGAGAATCTCTGCCTCAACTCAATGAACTCCCAGAAGGGAGCTTCGCTCATGCGGGAT AAGCGGGATATGTCGCCGAATCGGTTGCAGCACCTCCAGGCCAAGTTGGCCCAAATCAAGAAGGAGAATCACGTCTAA